From the genome of Leptolyngbya iicbica LK, one region includes:
- a CDS encoding DUF4278 domain-containing protein — MKLAFLGQSYEASTPAVDAVETRETATFLGKPYHRKQYTVSPRHQPSNEMTYRGVRYHS; from the coding sequence ATGAAACTTGCTTTCCTCGGCCAGTCCTACGAAGCGTCCACGCCTGCGGTTGACGCTGTCGAGACTCGCGAAACCGCCACCTTCCTCGGTAAGCCTTATCACCGCAAGCAATATACCGTCAGCCCACGCCACCAGCCCAGTAACGAAATGACCTATCGCGGTGTGCGCTACCACTCTTAA